ATCTGCACCGAACGCTGGCTGGTCATCGAGCTGGACGGTGGTCAACATCAGCGGCAGGCGGAATACGACCAGAAACGTGAGCATTATCTGGAGAGTCGAGGCTATCGTGTGCTGCGTTTCTGGAATCATCAGGTGCTGGCTGAAACGAAGGCGGTACTTGAACGGGTTCGTCTTGAAATCGGCGAGCAAGATGGGCGGTGAACGTAGCCACAAGTCTTGGCAAAACGCTGATCGGCTCCCCTCTCCCATTTATGGGAGAGGGGCTGGGGGAGAGGGCCTTGCATGCGCCGCCTAACTCGCCGTTGGCTCCTCATTCTCGTACTCCCCCTGACCCTGCTCTGGCTAGCCGACCAACTCTTTCCACTACCCCTGCCCGAGGATGATCTGGCGCGGGTGGTGCTGGCCGAGGACGGCACGCCGTTGTGGCGCTTCGCTGACCGTGATGGCGTATGGCGCTATCCGGTGACGCCCGAAGAGGTCTCGCCCTATTACCTGGAAGCGTTGCTGACTTACGAGGACCGCTGGTTTCGCCAGCACCCTGGGGTCAATCCGCTGGCGCTGGGGCGTGCGGCCTGGCAGAACCTGACCGGCGGGCGCGTGGTGTCCGGCGGCAGTACGCTGTCGATGCAGGTGGCGCGGCTGCTCGATCCGCATGGGCGTGACCTGCCCGGCAAGCTCAAGCAACTGTGGCGCACGGCGCAGTTGGAATGGCACCTGTCCAAGGACGAAATCCTCACCCTGTACCTGAACCGTGCGCCTTTCGGTGGCACCCTCGAGGGCGTGGCGGCTGCCAGCTGGAGTTACCTGGGCAAGCCGCCGAGCCAACTGACCCGTGCCGATGCGGCGTTGCTCGCGGTACTGCCGCAGGCGCCCAGCCGCTTGCGTCCGGACCGGCATCCCGAGCGCGCCCAGGCCGCACGTGACAAGGTGCTGCGGCGCCTGGGCGAGTTTCAGGTGTGGCCCCAGTCCCAGGTAGACGAAGCGCTGGAGGAACCAGTGTTTCTAGCGCCGCGCCGTGAGCCAAGCCTCGCGCCCTTGCTGGCGCGGCGGCTGAACCGTGCCGGCAGCCCACCGCTAATCCGCACCACCCTCGATGCCAGCTTGCAGCAGCGCCTGGAAGACCTGCTGCTGGGCTGGCGCGCGCGCCTGCCTGAGCGCACCTCGGCGGCGATTCTGGTGGTCGAGCACGAGAGTATGGCGGTGCGTGCCTATCTCGGATCGGTGGATATAGCCGATACCTCGCGCTTCGGTCACGTCGACATGGTTCGCGCCCTGCGCTCGCCGGGCTCGACGCTCAAGCCCTTTCTCTATGGCATGGCCCTGGATGCCGGGCTGATTCATTCCGAGTCGCTGCTGCAGGACGTGCCGCGACACTATGGCGACTACCGGCCCGGCAACTTCGCCGCCGGCTTCGTCGGTCCGGTATCGGCCAGCGAGGCGCTGGCCACCTCGCTCAATTTGCCGGCCGTGCAGTTGCTCGAAGCCTACGGGCCGAAACGCTTTGCCGGTGAGCTGCGCAGTGCCGGTGTGCCTATTCGCCTGCCTGCACTGGCGGAGCCGAACCTGGCGATGATCCTTGGAGGCGGCGGTTCGCGCCTGGAGTCGCTGGTGGCAGGCTACAGCGCCTTCGCGCGCGGTGGCATGGCGGCCAAGCCGCGACTGCAGCCGAGTGATGAACTGCGCGAGCGGCGCCTGCTGTCGCCCGGCTCGGCCTGGATCATCAGGCGCATTCTCAGCGGTCAGGCGCGCCCTGATCGTGACCCGCGTGCCTACCTGGCGCAGCGCCCGACCCTGGCCTGGAAAACCGGCACCAGCTACGGCTTTCGCGATGCCTGGGCCATCGGCGTCGGCCCGCGTCACCTGATCGGTATCTGGATCGGTCGCCCGGATGGCACGCCGGTGCCTGGCCAGTTCGGCCTGGCCTCCGCTGCGCCGCTGTTGCTGCAGGTTCACGATCTGCTGGTCAACCGCGACAGCCAGCGCGGCATTGCCACACCGCCCGATCCACAACCTGCCGAGGTGGGTGTGGCGGCCATCTGCTGGCCATTGGGGCAGCCGATGAGCAGGGACGACCCCAACTGCCGGCGCCTGCGTTTCGTCTGGACGCTTGAAGGCACCACGCCACCCACGCTGCTGGCAGCCGATCAGCCACTGGGGAGCGGTTTGCGCGAGCGCTATTGGGTCAATGCCCAAGGGCTGCGCGTCGGCTCCGGTTGTGCCGGGGCCGAAGCGCGTGAACTGGCCTTGTGGCCGGCACCGCTGGAGCCCTGGTTGCCGCGCCGGGAGCGGCGTACCGCGCGTTTGCCACATATCGATGCGAGCTGCCCGCCACCACAGAGCAGTCAGGTGTCACCGTTGTCCATCGTCGGTGTGCGCAATGGCGATCGCTTGCGTCGGCCGCAAGGCAGTCAAGAACCGCTAAGGCTCAATCTTTCGGCCCTGGGCGGCAGCGGCCGGCGCTGGTGGTTCCTCGATGGCCAACCTATTGGGGAGAGCACTCAGGATGCTCCCTTCAACCACGCGTTCGCCAGTGGCCGGCATCAACTGAGTGTGCTCGACGAAGGTGGTCAGACCGCTCGTCTGGAATTTAGCGTAGGGTCCTGAGATCTGAGTTTCCAGGTGTCGGCCGCTCTGGCCTGAGCTGCCTGGCCGATGGTCTAACCGGGTAGATGGGCAAGTTCCGCCTTTAGTCGTGATGGGCTTTGTAAGATGCCGTGCACACCACTTATCCCTCCGGAACACGCTGGTGTGCGCCGCCTGGGCAGCCCCGCTGCACCCTACCTAAATTGGTACGTGATCTTAACGCCAGCGCGCTTTAGTGATCTGCCGCAACCAGACGGTTACGGCCTTCGCGCTTGGCGCGGTATAGCGCACTGTCGACGCGCTTGAAGAAGGCGTCGGCATCGGCGTCATGGCTGTTGCTGAAGCAACCGATGCCGAGACTGGTTGTCAGCTCCAGACGCTGATCGTACAACTGCAGGCCTTCTACCTCCAGCTCCTGTCGAAAGTGCTCGGCCAGATCCCAGGCCTGGGCCAGTGTGGTGCCCGGCAGCAGCACACCGAACTCCTCGCCACCCAGGCGTAGCAGTGCGTTGGCATCGCGGCGAAACACCTTGCGCATGCGTTCGGCGAAGGCGCTCAGGCAGGTATCGCCACCGACGTGGCCGTGTTCGTCGTTGACCTTCTTGAAGAAGTCGATATCCATCAGTACCAGCGACAGCGGCTCGCCCTGGCGCACTGCATTGGCCACCAGGCTGGGAAACAGGTTATTGAACTGATAGCGGTTGCCGAGCTGGGTCAGGCTGTCGGTGCGACTGAGCAGGTCCAACTGGCTTTGCTGCTCCAGCAGCTTGAGCTCCAGATTGATGGTGGCGCGGTACTCGCGATGGTTACGCCCTAATACCAGAATCAGATAGCTGAGATAGAAGATCAGAGTGATCAGCATCGCGTGCCTCTGCTGCCAGTTCAGCGCCATCACTGCCAGGCCCGGCAGGTAGAGCAGGGCCAGCGCCAGGAGTGCGCGGCTGCGGCGCATGGCGAAGTTGAAGGTCATCGCCGTGGCGAAGGCCACCGTGGCCAGTGTGGCGATCATTTCCGAGTCGTTGTAGGCATCGCTGTACACCGCCAGCGCATGGGCCTGGCCCCAGCACAACGAAGTCAGGAGGATCAGACCCCAGTGACGGTCGAGCCAGCGCTGCAACTGCTCGGGGCTTTCGAGGCCGTCAGGGCGGTGCAGCAGTCGCGCGGCCAGCAGTGCGGCGAACAGCAGGCAGCCCAGCACCCCGCTGAACATCAGGCTGCCGGGCGCTGCGCTGAAGGCCCAGGTCAGCAGCCAGGCCAGAAAATAGAAGAAACCACCAAGGCGCGTGCGGATGCGGGTGTCATCCACTTCGCGCCACAGGGCGAAGGTATTGGGTTGGCGCGGTACTTCGGCGTCGGGCATCGTTTTCGGCCTGTCACCGCTGGCGGCCACCTCCGGGCCGTCGCAGGCGACGTCAGAACCTTCTCCACGGGGCTTTTTGTGATCACAGAAAATGCATGCCTGAGCATAGCGCCTTTTCGTGATACCTGGAGTGTCCATTTGCCAGTATTCGTGGCCACCCGTCAGCCGCGACGGATCATCCATATCCCGGCGACGATCAACAGCAGGCCTGCCACCTTGCCGAAGGTGATCGGATTTTCTCGGAAACCGGCCCAGCCGAAATGATCGAGGGTGATGGCCATGGCCAGTTGTCCGGCGATCACCAGCACCATGAACAGCAGTGCCCCGACGCGCGGCCCGGCGAAGGCCGCGGTCGCGATGAAGAAAGCGCCGAGCAGGCCGCCGCTCCAGTGCCACCAGGTCAGCTCCTTGAGCGCACCGAGGCCAGGCATTTCACGCTGGCTCAGGGTCATCAGCAGTAACGCCAGGCTGCCAACGGCAAAGGAAATCAGCGCGGCGGCGAAGACACTGGACAGGTGACGGGCAAGCTGGCCATTGATACCGGCCTGCAGAGGCAGCACCGCGCCGGCGAGGAAGGGCAGGGCCAGCAGCCAGCCGCTGATGTGGTTCATAAATAACTCCAACGAGGGAAACGGGGTAAGGCGTTACGACAGGTTTTTTTCCAGCTGCACCAGGGCGACACGGCTGCCATCCGGGGCGCGGCGTTCGACGATGCCGACGGTCTGATAGCCAAGACGCGTGTAGAGCAGCAGGCCGCCAGCGTTGGCGTTGAAGCAGGACACCTTCATCAGCGGCGCCTTGTAGCGCTCGTGGGCGATCTGCTCCATCACTTCCACCAGGTGCTGAGCCACGCCCTGGCTGCGTGCCCAGGGTGCCACCATCAGGTTGCCGAGGGCGCAGAATTCGCCGTGCTGCCATTGGTAGAAATTGGCGAAGCCGGCGACTTTTCCAGCCAGTTCCACCACGGTGCTTTCACGCCGCTCGGCAATGGCGGCAGCGAGCTGGCCGACGTTGAGTGGCCAGATGGCCTTGGGGTAGCAGAAGAACAGTTCATCGACGTTCTGCGGGAAGCCGGCCACGTCACCGAGGTCGGTGGCCGTGGCCGGGCGGTGTTGCAGGTTTGCGTTCAAACGGGGCGGTCCTTGTTCAGCGCGGTGGATACTGCGAGAGCACCTGGGTGACGGTTTCGCGGATCGCCCGTTCGCGCTCTGCCGGTGTCGGTGGCTGGCTGCGCATGACCTGTTCACCGCTGCCGCGCCAGACCAGTTTGCCGTCTTTGCCGTCGTACAAGTCGATCTGCAGCGTCGCGACCTTGTAGTCCACACGGCGCGTTTCGGTGAAGGCCGGGCCGCCCCAGTAACCTCCCCAATAGCCGCCCCAGCCACCGCCGTACTGGGTGGTGATCTGATCCTGACGCTCGTCGACGATCAGCACGCTCTGCACTTTCAGGTCGCCCTTGCCGTCAGCTGCTTGGCGCAGGCCGCGTTGCTCGAGCTGCTCGGCGACGGCCTGGCTGATTCGCGCTTCGGTGATATCGCTCTTCAGCCGTGCGTCGTCGGGTTGGTAGGCGAGCTTGTCGTCCATCCAGCTCCAGCTGCGGTAGGCGGCGAAATCGCGGCTGGGGTCGAAGTCGCGCTCCAGGCTGACGCTGGCGCAACCACTGAGCAGCAGGGCAAGAAACAGGCAGGGCAGGGTACGCATGATGCTCTCCGAGGCGGTCGATCAATGGGGTGGGTAGCCGTTTAGCGCGCTGCGGATGGCCTCACGCATGGCCTCGGCCTGCGCCGCCTGATCCTTGCCGGCCAGGGCCTCGCCGCTGCCGGACCAGACCACCTGGCGGTCGCGCGGGTCGATCAGTTCGAGGCGTACCACGGCCACTTTCTGTTCGTAGGTGCGCACGATGGGCACGCTGCCATAGGCGCCGTAATGGCGATCCCAGTGGCTGCCAGTGCCGTAGTAGCCGCCGACGTTGTCCTGATACTGGCGCAGGCGGGTTTCCTGGCTGATGCGGGCGCTGACCAGCACATCAGCGGGGCCGTTGAGCGCCGGGCGCAGGCCATACTGGTCGAGGCCGGCGCTGACGCTGTCGGCCAGTTCACTGCTGGGCGCCTGGCCGTCCAGCCAGCTCCAGCTGCGATAACGGCCGTAATCGCGCGGTGCGGCCGGGTAGGCGCTGCGGTCGAAGGTGGTGGCCGCTTCCGGCGGGGCTGGTGGTATGGGCAGCGATTCGGCGCGGTAGGGATTCTGGCTCTGACAGGCGGCCAGCAGCGGCAGGATGAGTATGGCTATGACGGTGCGCATGGTGGTCTCCGTGGTCGCGCGCGACATCCCGGGTGGTTTCAGGCTACGCCGGCTTGCTGGCTTCGTCCAACGCGTTCAGATCGGCCGGCATATCCAGTGCAGGTAACGGCCCAGCCCCTCGAAGCTGGGGTGACGCCGATGGGCCAGCTCCATTTCCAGCAGGTCGATCAGTTCGGCCTTGGCCTGGAATGGCTGCGGCATGTAATCGTGGAATACGCGCACGCCGCTACGGCTTTCGACCTGCCAGTAGGCTGCGAGTTGCGTGGCCAGTTCGCGTGGGTCGAGCGGTTGTTGGGGCGTCAGGCTCTGTTTCTCGCCGGCGAACTGCGCCTTGCGCAGCTTGCGGAAGTGGCCCTTGAGCAGGTTGCGGTAGATCAGCGCGTCCTTGTTATAGAAGGCCAGCGACAGCCAGCCGCCCTTGTTCGTCAACTGGTGCAGCACCGGCAGGATGGCGGCCGGCTCGGCCAGCCATTCCAGCACGGCGTGGCACAGCACCAGGTCGAAGGGCTCCTGCAACTGGCCGGGCAGTTCCTGCCAGGGCGCCTGGATGAAGGTGGCATGCTGACCCGCTTCGGTGAAACGCTGACGCGCGCCTTCGAGCATGGGTTCGGCCGGCTCAGCCAGGGTGACCTGATGGCCACGCTGGGCCAGCCACAGGCTCATATGGCCGAGCCCGGCGCCCACGTCGAGTACGCGCAGCGGACGATCCGGCAGCGCTTCGGCTAGGTCGGCCTGCAGCACGGCGAGGCGGATGGCACCCTTGGCGCCGCCGTAGATCCTCTCGGCGAAGCGGGTGGCGAGTTCGTCGAAGTGGCGGTCGCTCATGTGAGGAAGCGCCGTTCGTTGTCGGCGAGCTTGTCGAGCACCGCCTGGTTCATGTCGATGCCCAACTCGCTGCACAGTTGCAGCAGATAGAGCACCACATCGGCCACTTCCTGGCCGGCATGGGCGAGTTGTTCAGGCGGCAACTGGCGGGATTGCTCCTCGCTCAGCCACTGGAAGATTTCCACCAGTTCGGCCATTTCCACGCTGGCGGCCATGGCCAGGTTCTTCGGGCTCTGGTAACGGCGCCAGTCGTTGTGGTCGCGAATGGCGTGCATGCGCGCGGTGAGTGCAGCGATGTTCATGGTGCGGCTCCTGTCGAGCCGCATAGCTTCGGCGCGAACGTTGTGCGCTGCAAGCAGGAGCTGATTGGCCTGTTCTTCGGATGAGCGTCGTTGACGAATGACAACCGACGCCAGGCCTGATCCGAGCGACGACATGCCGCCCATGCGCTCGCTCACCGAGGGGTAGATGCCCGGCATGCCCCAGCAGGCGGCGTCTGCTGCAACGCCTCTTCAGCAATTGCTCGTCGGAGCCGTGCTGTGGTGGCCTGTCGCGCGGCAAATCACCACAGCGCCTGTTGCGCCTTTAGCCGCTAGTCTTTCATTGCAACATTGATTCAAATCAATACCGCACGTCGCGCTTAATCTGGCAGCCGTTCGGCTGCACTGCATGTCATAAGAACAATTTCAGCTCGTGTGACTCCAACACCTGGAGTCTGTGGCTCGGCTTTGCGTGCCGGGGCCAAGATAACCCTGAATGAGGACACCACATGTTCGGTCTAGAGGCGCTTGATCTCGCCCGAATCCAGTTTGCCTTCACCATTTCCTTTCACATCGTCTTCCCGGCCATCACTATCGGCCTGGCCAGTTACCTGGCGGTGCTCGAAGGGCTGTGGCTGAAAACCGGCAATACCTTGTACCGCGATCTCTACCACTTCTGGTCGAAGATCTTCGCGGTCAACTTCGGCATGGGCGTGGTTTCCGGCCTGGTCATGGCCTATCAGTTCGGCACCAACTGGAGTGCCTTCTCCGATTTTGCCGGGGCGGTCACCGGGCCGCTCTTGACCTACGAAGTGCTCACCGCGTTCTTCCTCGAGGCAGGTTTCCTCGGCGTCATGCTGTTCGGCTGGAATCGCGTCGGGCCGGGCCTGCACTTCTTCTCCACGCTGATGGTGGCCATCGGTACGCTGATTTCGACCTTCTGGATTCTCGCCTCCAACAGCTGGATGCACACACCGCAGGGGTTCGAGATCATCGACGGGCGAGTGATTCCGGTGGACTGGTTCGCCGTGGTGTTCAACCCCTCGTTCCCCTATCGCCTGGCGCATATGGCCACGGCGGCGTTCCTGGCTACCGCCTTCTTCGTCGGCGCCTCGGCGGCCTGGCATCTGC
This region of Pseudomonas wenzhouensis genomic DNA includes:
- the pbpC gene encoding peptidoglycan glycosyltransferase PbpC (penicillin-binding protein 1C) translates to MRRLTRRWLLILVLPLTLLWLADQLFPLPLPEDDLARVVLAEDGTPLWRFADRDGVWRYPVTPEEVSPYYLEALLTYEDRWFRQHPGVNPLALGRAAWQNLTGGRVVSGGSTLSMQVARLLDPHGRDLPGKLKQLWRTAQLEWHLSKDEILTLYLNRAPFGGTLEGVAAASWSYLGKPPSQLTRADAALLAVLPQAPSRLRPDRHPERAQAARDKVLRRLGEFQVWPQSQVDEALEEPVFLAPRREPSLAPLLARRLNRAGSPPLIRTTLDASLQQRLEDLLLGWRARLPERTSAAILVVEHESMAVRAYLGSVDIADTSRFGHVDMVRALRSPGSTLKPFLYGMALDAGLIHSESLLQDVPRHYGDYRPGNFAAGFVGPVSASEALATSLNLPAVQLLEAYGPKRFAGELRSAGVPIRLPALAEPNLAMILGGGGSRLESLVAGYSAFARGGMAAKPRLQPSDELRERRLLSPGSAWIIRRILSGQARPDRDPRAYLAQRPTLAWKTGTSYGFRDAWAIGVGPRHLIGIWIGRPDGTPVPGQFGLASAAPLLLQVHDLLVNRDSQRGIATPPDPQPAEVGVAAICWPLGQPMSRDDPNCRRLRFVWTLEGTTPPTLLAADQPLGSGLRERYWVNAQGLRVGSGCAGAEARELALWPAPLEPWLPRRERRTARLPHIDASCPPPQSSQVSPLSIVGVRNGDRLRRPQGSQEPLRLNLSALGGSGRRWWFLDGQPIGESTQDAPFNHAFASGRHQLSVLDEGGQTARLEFSVGS
- a CDS encoding nucleotide pyrophosphohydrolase, encoding MNIAALTARMHAIRDHNDWRRYQSPKNLAMAASVEMAELVEIFQWLSEEQSRQLPPEQLAHAGQEVADVVLYLLQLCSELGIDMNQAVLDKLADNERRFLT
- a CDS encoding methyltransferase domain-containing protein — encoded protein: MSDRHFDELATRFAERIYGGAKGAIRLAVLQADLAEALPDRPLRVLDVGAGLGHMSLWLAQRGHQVTLAEPAEPMLEGARQRFTEAGQHATFIQAPWQELPGQLQEPFDLVLCHAVLEWLAEPAAILPVLHQLTNKGGWLSLAFYNKDALIYRNLLKGHFRKLRKAQFAGEKQSLTPQQPLDPRELATQLAAYWQVESRSGVRVFHDYMPQPFQAKAELIDLLEMELAHRRHPSFEGLGRYLHWICRPI
- a CDS encoding endonuclease domain-containing protein, producing the protein MTLLDNAKRLRHEMTDAEQRLWYYLRAHRFLGLKFKRQKPIGPYIVDFICTERWLVIELDGGQHQRQAEYDQKREHYLESRGYRVLRFWNHQVLAETKAVLERVRLEIGEQDGR
- a CDS encoding DUF4136 domain-containing protein, coding for MMRTLPCLFLALLLSGCASVSLERDFDPSRDFAAYRSWSWMDDKLAYQPDDARLKSDITEARISQAVAEQLEQRGLRQAADGKGDLKVQSVLIVDERQDQITTQYGGGWGGYWGGYWGGPAFTETRRVDYKVATLQIDLYDGKDGKLVWRGSGEQVMRSQPPTPAERERAIRETVTQVLSQYPPR
- a CDS encoding sensor domain-containing diguanylate cyclase, which encodes MPDAEVPRQPNTFALWREVDDTRIRTRLGGFFYFLAWLLTWAFSAAPGSLMFSGVLGCLLFAALLAARLLHRPDGLESPEQLQRWLDRHWGLILLTSLCWGQAHALAVYSDAYNDSEMIATLATVAFATAMTFNFAMRRSRALLALALLYLPGLAVMALNWQQRHAMLITLIFYLSYLILVLGRNHREYRATINLELKLLEQQSQLDLLSRTDSLTQLGNRYQFNNLFPSLVANAVRQGEPLSLVLMDIDFFKKVNDEHGHVGGDTCLSAFAERMRKVFRRDANALLRLGGEEFGVLLPGTTLAQAWDLAEHFRQELEVEGLQLYDQRLELTTSLGIGCFSNSHDADADAFFKRVDSALYRAKREGRNRLVAADH
- a CDS encoding GNAT family N-acetyltransferase, translated to MNANLQHRPATATDLGDVAGFPQNVDELFFCYPKAIWPLNVGQLAAAIAERRESTVVELAGKVAGFANFYQWQHGEFCALGNLMVAPWARSQGVAQHLVEVMEQIAHERYKAPLMKVSCFNANAGGLLLYTRLGYQTVGIVERRAPDGSRVALVQLEKNLS
- a CDS encoding DUF4136 domain-containing protein; translated protein: MRTVIAILILPLLAACQSQNPYRAESLPIPPAPPEAATTFDRSAYPAAPRDYGRYRSWSWLDGQAPSSELADSVSAGLDQYGLRPALNGPADVLVSARISQETRLRQYQDNVGGYYGTGSHWDRHYGAYGSVPIVRTYEQKVAVVRLELIDPRDRQVVWSGSGEALAGKDQAAQAEAMREAIRSALNGYPPH
- a CDS encoding DMT family transporter; amino-acid sequence: MNHISGWLLALPFLAGAVLPLQAGINGQLARHLSSVFAAALISFAVGSLALLLMTLSQREMPGLGALKELTWWHWSGGLLGAFFIATAAFAGPRVGALLFMVLVIAGQLAMAITLDHFGWAGFRENPITFGKVAGLLLIVAGIWMIRRG